The following proteins come from a genomic window of Sorghum bicolor cultivar BTx623 chromosome 3, Sorghum_bicolor_NCBIv3, whole genome shotgun sequence:
- the LOC8060110 gene encoding uncharacterized acetyltransferase At3g50280: MAQMISTMPMLDAAPAASAIMAPKLQAAAAACLDAPPSGITVVSRQHVRPDAASAIGDLTLSVSDLPMLSCHYIQKGLFFPAPDLPMPSLVSLLLSSLSRALAVVPALAGRLVTLPDDRIVIRCNDAGVDFLHAVAPGLSLDDFLVPDADVPTKLTKDLFPMDRTVSYEGHRRPLTSFQVTVLGDGAVFIGIVANHAVVDGTSFWQFFNTWAAICRGESPKMPDFRRNFFGESTAVLRFPGGVGPSVTFDVDAPLRERVFHFSADAIRELKTIANRRPSGGQDAEVYGKMAHDPKNPQVLRGEISSFQSLCAQIWLAVTRARKRLAPDATTTFRMAVNCRHRLQPAISPVYFGNAIQSAVTLATVSELARSDLRWAAGKLNESLAAYGDGTIRRAAAAWQAAPRCFPLGNPDGAVITMGSSNRFPMYEGNDFGWGRPLAVRSGRANKFDGKMSAFPGRAGDGSVDIEVCLPPETMAALLRDAEFMQYVSCPSHLL; encoded by the coding sequence ATGGCCCAGATGATCTCCACCATGCCTATGCTGGACGCCGCCCCGGCCGCGTCCGCCATTATGGCGCCCAAACtgcaggccgccgccgccgcctgcctgGACGCGCCGCCCTCGGGCATCACCGTCGTGTCGAGGCAGCACGTTCGCCCGGACGCCGCGTCCGCGATCGGCGACCTCACGCTGTCCGTCTCCGACCTGCCCATGCTGTCGTGCCACTACATCCAGAAGGGGCTCTTCTTCCCGGCGCCCGACCTGCCCATGCCCTCGCTCGTGTCGCTGCTCCTGTCGTCGCTGTCCCGAGCGCTCGCCGTCGTCCCGGCCCTCGCCGGCCGCCTCGTCACGCTGCCCGACGACCGCATCGTCATCCGCTGCAACGACGCGGGCGTGGACTTCCTCCACGCCGTCGCGCCCGGCCTGTCGCTTGACGACTTTCTCGTCCCTGACGCCGACGTGCCCACCAAGTTGACAAAGGACTTGTTCCCCATGGACCGGACCGTGAGCTACGAAGGCCACCGTCGCCCGCTCACGTCGTTCCAGGTCACCGTGCTCGGTGACGGCGCCGTCTTTATCGGCATCGTCGCCAACCACGCCGTCGTGGACGGCACCTCCTTTTGGCAATTCTTCAACACCTGGGCGGCCATCTGCCGCGGCGAGTCACCCAAGATGCCGGACTTCCGCCGAAACTTCTTTGGCGAGTCCACCGCCGTCCTCCGCTTCCCCGGCGGCGTCGGCCCGTCGGTGACCTTCGACGTGGACGCGCCTCTCCGTGAGCGCGTCTTTCACTTCAGCGCCGACGCGATTCGCGAGCTGAAAACAATCGCCAACCGTCGTCCGAGCGGTGGCCAAGACGCCGAGGTTTACGGCAAGATGGCGCATGACCCCAAGAATCCCCAAGTGCTGCGCGGGGAGATCTCGTCGTTCCAGTCGCTGTGCGCGCAGATATGGCTCGCGGTGACGCGTGCCCGGAAACGCCTGGCGCCCGACGCGACGACGACGTTCCGAATGGCGGTGAACTGCCGGCACCGGCTGCAGCCGGCCATCTCCCCTGTCTACTTTGGCAACGCCATCCAGAGCGCTGTAACGCTGGCGACGGTGTCGGAGCTGGCTCGCAGCGATCTTAGGTGGGCGGCGGGCAAGCTGAATGAGAGCCTCGCGGCGTACGGCGACGGCACTAtccggcgcgcggcggcggcgtggcagGCCGCGCCCCGGTGCTTCCCGCTGGGCAACCCCGACGGCGCGGTGATCACGATGGGGAGCTCGAACCGGTTCCCGATGTACGAGGGCAACGACTTCGGGTGGGGACGGCCCCTCGCCGTACGGAGCGGGCGCGCCAACAAGTTCGACGGCAAGATGTCGGCGTTCCCGGGACGCGCCGGGGACGGCAGCGTGGACATCGAGGTGTGCCTGCCACCGGAGACCATGGCGGCGCTGCTCCGCGACGCCGAGTTCATGCAGTACGTGTCGTGCCCGTCGCATCTGTTGTGA